Proteins encoded within one genomic window of Solibaculum mannosilyticum:
- a CDS encoding biotin/lipoyl-containing protein has translation MKNLRITVNGQAYDVQVEELAAGAAPAPVAAPAPAPAAVPAPAAAAPAPAPAAAPAPAAAPAGAEIISSPMPGTILDIRVKPGDNVKKGDILVILEAMKMENEIMAPHDAVVASVMVSKGENVDSGKELVSLQ, from the coding sequence ATGAAAAATCTTAGAATTACCGTTAATGGACAGGCCTATGACGTTCAGGTGGAAGAGTTGGCCGCTGGCGCCGCCCCCGCTCCTGTAGCTGCTCCGGCTCCCGCTCCCGCAGCGGTGCCCGCCCCTGCCGCAGCTGCCCCGGCCCCCGCTCCGGCTGCCGCCCCTGCTCCTGCCGCAGCTCCCGCCGGCGCTGAGATCATTTCGTCCCCCATGCCCGGCACCATCCTGGATATCAGAGTGAAGCCCGGCGACAATGTGAAGAAGGGCGACATCCTGGTCATCCTGGAAGCCATGAAGATGGAGAATGAAATCATGGCTCCCCACGACGCCGTCGTGGCCAGCGTCATGGTCAGCAAAGGCGAAAACGTCGATTCCGGCAAAGAGTTGGTATCGCTCCAGTAA